In the Mycolicibacter sp. MU0102 genome, one interval contains:
- a CDS encoding MBL fold metallo-hydrolase: MSASHPAYGRLRPVTETASVLLADNPGLMTLDGTNTWVLRGPGSDEVVIVDPGPDDDEHIGRLAEVGRIALVLISHRHFDHTEGIDKLVDAVGAPVYSAGSGFQRRLGGGLTDGQVIDAAGLRITVFATPGHTADSLSFVLDDAVLTADTVLGRGTTVIDSEDGDLTRYMDSLRRLRGLGGRTVLPGHGPELPNIEAVASGYLEHREQRLEQVRSALAALGEDATARQVVEHVYTDVDEELWGAAEWSVQAQLNYLRGQ, from the coding sequence GTGTCGGCCAGTCATCCCGCGTACGGTCGGCTGCGGCCGGTCACCGAGACCGCGTCGGTGCTGCTGGCCGACAACCCCGGGTTGATGACCCTGGACGGCACCAACACCTGGGTGTTGCGTGGCCCGGGCAGCGACGAGGTGGTGATCGTCGACCCGGGGCCTGACGATGACGAGCACATCGGCCGGCTGGCTGAGGTCGGCCGGATCGCCCTGGTGCTGATCAGTCACCGGCACTTCGATCACACCGAAGGCATCGACAAGCTGGTGGACGCCGTCGGCGCACCGGTGTACTCCGCAGGGAGCGGATTTCAGCGTCGGCTCGGCGGCGGCCTGACTGATGGCCAGGTGATCGACGCGGCCGGGCTGCGGATCACCGTGTTCGCCACTCCCGGGCACACCGCGGACTCGCTGTCGTTCGTGCTCGACGACGCAGTCCTGACCGCCGACACCGTGCTGGGGCGCGGCACCACCGTCATCGACTCCGAGGACGGCGACCTGACGCGCTATATGGACTCGCTGCGGCGCCTGCGCGGGCTGGGTGGGCGCACGGTGCTGCCCGGGCACGGACCGGAGCTGCCCAACATCGAGGCGGTGGCCAGCGGCTACCTGGAGCACCGCGAACAGCGGCTCGAACAGGTGCGTTCGGCGCTGGCCGCGTTGGGCGAGGACGCCACCGCCCGACAGGTCGTCGAACACGTCTACACCGACGTCGACGAAGAGCTGTGGGGCGCCGCCGAATGGTCGGTGCAGGCCCAGCTGAACTATCTACGGGGCCAGTAG
- the crp gene encoding cAMP-activated global transcriptional regulator CRP, translating into MDEILARAGIFQGVEPSAVAALTKQLQPVDFPRGHTVFAEGEPGDRLYIIVSGKVKIGRRSPDGRENLLTIMGPSDMFGELSIFDPGPRTSSATTITEVRAVSMDRDALRSWISDRPEIAEQLLRVLARRLRRTNNNLADLIFTDVPGRVAKQLLQLAQRFGTQEGGALRVTHDLTQEEIAQLVGASRETVNKALADFAHRGWIRLEGKSVLISDSERLARRAR; encoded by the coding sequence GTGGACGAGATCCTGGCGAGGGCCGGAATCTTCCAGGGAGTTGAGCCCAGCGCCGTAGCCGCGCTGACCAAGCAGCTTCAGCCCGTGGACTTTCCGCGCGGACACACCGTGTTCGCCGAGGGAGAGCCCGGCGACCGGCTGTACATCATCGTCTCCGGGAAAGTGAAGATCGGCCGGCGTTCTCCTGATGGCCGGGAGAACCTCCTGACCATCATGGGCCCCTCGGACATGTTCGGTGAGCTCTCGATCTTCGACCCGGGTCCCCGGACGTCGAGCGCGACGACCATCACCGAGGTGCGCGCGGTCTCGATGGACCGCGACGCCCTGCGGTCGTGGATCTCCGATCGGCCCGAGATCGCCGAGCAGCTGCTGCGGGTATTGGCCCGCCGGCTGCGCCGCACCAACAACAACCTGGCCGACCTGATCTTCACCGACGTGCCCGGACGGGTCGCCAAGCAGCTGCTGCAGCTGGCGCAACGGTTCGGCACCCAGGAAGGCGGGGCCCTGCGGGTCACCCACGACCTGACTCAGGAAGAGATCGCCCAGCTGGTCGGGGCCTCGCGCGAGACGGTGAACAAGGCACTGGCCGACTTCGCCCACCGCGGCTGGATCCGGCTCGAGGGCAAGAGCGTGCTGATCTCCGACTCCGAGCGGCTGGCCCGCCGAGCGCGGTAG